In Aspergillus nidulans FGSC A4 chromosome II, a single window of DNA contains:
- a CDS encoding uncharacterized protein (transcript_id=CADANIAT00004353) — translation MGIPRVRRHLSPFCQAVLLQGGADADFECIKSVVIDGPSLVYNIYARLLSWFLTTSSNMVDALPTCDEVSRGVMLYLMHLKMLGVEIENIYFDGALPAHKRETRVARLENQRNKLELFCAETRNGFDMSKPPVYNRIIKPDNVLRSRPTPAKYGNIPANPFMVSAVFEDLKCRWNRANILDSIRDTLPVHTIDIEDLPWASVTTMVSGEADTYCASVARCMGACILTNDSDLLLHDLGKYGSVVFLDSVELRAGFEQPLFPQIKATMLRPSLVARRLGIRSLLLLAFQISKARPETSLVELLRRTKMGIAEVEMARYQQFANMGYPHVYLSVLKEDHTRQCAWAKGRKYRQLAYSIMNLSRPIDERHCFIAEFVRRGRRISEDKLRLLDEGSIFAELELLKARLESLQSSFKKSSDNLDYWAAFALCDVYLVADAELAQNDFQKLEQFLKHGYIGKKLKWEDIHLTAQIHAVLYSLRILKQILDLFHPMDVVVLNLRAILDKLPPLHIMMDPASRRAEVYMSILTTVQLSDCFGCLVQRRQSDYTTSTGTETAKREPRSFSHVGTTEQGAGDRIPSHTSNIYELLQEE, via the exons ATGGGTATCCCGCGAGTAAGGCGACACTTGAGTCCTTTTTGCCAGGCAGTCTTACTTCAGGGCGGCGCGGATGCCGACTTTGAGTGCATAAAATCTGTTGTGATTGATGGGCCAAGCCTGGTTTACAATATCTACGCACGCCTATTATCATGGTTTTTGACGACCAGCTCTAATATGGTTGACGCCTTGCCGACCTGCGACGAAGTAAGCCGCGGGGTCATGCTTTATTTGATGCATCTGAAGATGCTTGGCGTTGAGAT TGAGAACATCTATTTCGACGGCGCATTGCCTGCACATAAGCGCGAAACCCGAGTTGCCCGACTTGAGAATCAAAGGAATAAACTTGAATTGTTTTGTGCAGAAACTAGAAATGGCTTCGACATGTCCAAGCCTCCCGTCTATAACAGAATTATCAAACCTGATAATGTGCTACGCAGCCGTCCTACACCCGCTAAGTACGGCAATATTCCTGCCAATCCCTTTATGGTTTCGGCAGTGTTCGAAGACCTAAAGTGCCGCTGGAATAGAGCAAATATCCTCGATTCTATCAGGGATACCTTGCCCGTACACACGATTGACATTGAAGATTTACCTTGGGCGAGTGTTACGACCATGGTATCAGGTGAAGCTGACACGTACTGTGCCTCTGTCGCTAGATGTATGGGCGCCTGCATACTTACGAATGACTcggatcttcttctccacgacCTCGGAAAATATGGTTCGGTCGTCTTCTTAGATTCGGTGGAGTTACGAGCAGGCTTTGAGCAGCCACTATTTCCTCAAATCAAAGCTACGATGCTGCGCCCTTCACTTGTGGCTCGGCGCTTGGGAATTCGTAGCTTGCTATTGCTTGCATTTCAGATATCGAAGGCCCGGCCAGAAACTAGCTTGGTAGAGCTACTTCGGCGGACAAAAATGGGCATCGCTGAGGTGGAAATGgccagatatcagcaattcGCCA ATATGGGTTACCCACATGTCTACCTTTCTGTTCTCAAGGAAGATCATACAAGACAATGCGCGTGGGCCAAAGGCCGCAAATATCGCCAACTTGCATATTCAATCATGAACCTCTCCCGTCCTATCGATGAGAGGCATTGCTTTATAGCAGAATTCGTCCGGCGCGGTCGGCGAATTTCTGAAGATAAATTGAGACTACTAGATGAAGGATCAATATTTGCCGAGTTAGAACTGCTTAAAGCCCGTCTAGAGTCTTTGCAAAGCAGCTTCAAAAAGAGCAGTGATAATCTAGACTACTGGGCAGCTTTTGCTCTCTGCGACGTATACCTCGTTGcagatgctgagcttgctcAGAACGACTTCCAGAAACTGGAGCAGTTCCTCAAACACGGCTATATTGGTAAAAAACTCAAATGGGAGGATATCCACCTGACAGCGCAGATACATGCGGTCCTATATTCTTTGCGGATCTTAAAACAAATCCTCGATCTCTTTCATCCGATGGACGTGGTGGTACTGAACCTAAGGGCAATCCTCGATAAGCTTCCCCCATTGCATATCATGATGGACCCTGCTTCTCGCCGTGCAGAGGTATACATGAGTATCCTTACTACTGTACAGCTATCAGATTGCTTTGGGTGCTTAGTACAGAGGCGGCAATCCGACTATACGACCAGCACTGGTACTGAGACAGCAAAGCGTGAACCCCGATCTTTTTCGCATGTCGGAACTACTGAGCAGGGCGCTGGTGATCGTATCCCATCGCACACATCCAATATATACGAGCTACTCCAGGAGGAGTAA